A genomic region of Columba livia isolate bColLiv1 breed racing homer chromosome 12, bColLiv1.pat.W.v2, whole genome shotgun sequence contains the following coding sequences:
- the LOC110360418 gene encoding brain-specific homeobox/POU domain protein 3: MMSMNSKQAFSMHPILHEPKYPHLHTSSEAIRRACLPAPQIQGNIFAGFDETLLRGAEALAAVDIVSQKTHPFKPDATYHTMSSVSCTPTSSSVHLHHPSVLTTHHPHHHHHQPSQGLDGELLDHLNSALPLGGVPGPDVGSTPSHPHSHMSAINHMAHHSQPMNMSHPHGLASHAVISGPETETDPRELESFAERFKQRRIKLGVTQADVGSALANLKIPGVGCLSQSTICRFESLTLSHNNMVALKPILEAWLEEAERAQREKMTKPEIYTGGDKKRKRTSIAAPEKRSLEAYFAVQPRPSSEKIAAIAEKLDLKKNVVRVWFCNQRQKQKRMKFSATY, encoded by the exons ATGATGTCCATGAACAGCAAGCAGGCGTTCAGCATGCACCCCATCCTGCACGAGCCCAAGTAcccccacctgcacaccagctCCGAAGCCATCCGCAGAGCCTGCCTGCCCGCCCCCCAG ATCCAGGGTAACATTTTTGCGGGCTTTGATGAGACCTTGCTGCGGGGTGCTGAGGCTCTGGCCGCTGTGGATATAGTATCGCAGAAAACCCACCCCTTCAAGCCAGATGCCACCTACCACACCATGAGCAGTGTGTCCTGCACTCCTACCTCATCCTCCGTCCACCTGCACCACCCGTCTGTGCTGACCACTCAccatccccaccaccaccaccaccagccctCCCAGGGCCTGGATGGCGAGCTGCTGGACCACCTCAACTCTGCCCTCCCGCTCGGAGGGGTGCCGGGCCCGGACGTGGGCTCCACACCTTCACACCCTCACTCCCACATGTCGGCCATCAACCACATGGCCCACCACTCCCAGCCTATGAACATGTCCCACCCCCATGGCCTCGCTTCCCACGCTGTCATCTCCGGCCCCGAGACGGAGACGGACCCCCGGGAGCTGGAGTCCTTCGCCGAGCGGTTCAAGCAGCGGAGGATCAAGCTGGGGGTGACCCAGGCAGACGTGGGCTCTGCATTGGCCAACTTGAAGATCCCCGGGGTGGGCTGCCTTAGCCAAAGCACAATCTGCAGGTTTGAGTCCCTCACCTTGTCCCACAACAACATGGTGGCCCTCAAGCCCATCCTAGAAGCGTGGCTGGAGGAGGCCGAGAGGGCTCAGAGGGAGAAAATGACCAAACCAGAGATCTACACAGGGGGTGACAAGAAACGCAAGCGCACCTCCATCGCTGCCCCTGAAAAACGCTCACTGGAGGCTTACTTTGCCGTGCAGCCGCGGCCTTCCTCAGAGAAAATCGCTGCCATCGCTGAGAAGTTAGACTTGAAGAAGAACGTGGTGAGGGTCTGGTTTTGCAATCagagacagaagcagaaaaggatGAAATTTTCTGCCACCTACTGA